Proteins encoded together in one Vigna angularis cultivar LongXiaoDou No.4 chromosome 5, ASM1680809v1, whole genome shotgun sequence window:
- the LOC108340503 gene encoding uncharacterized protein LOC108340503 isoform X2, which produces MDIDFKDYQLRCELRGHEDDVRGICVCGSEAIATSSRDRAVRLWSLDSNRKFVSSKILLGHTSFVGPLAWIPPNSEFPLGGIVSGGMDTLVFVWDLNTGETVHTLKGHQLQVTGIVFDEGDVVSSSVDCTLRRWRNGQTVETWEAHKAPVQAVIKLPSGEFVTGSSDSTLKLWRGKTCVHTFEGHSDTVRGLSVMSGLGILSASHDGSLRLWAVSGEVLMEMVGHTAIVYSVDSHASGLIVSGSEDRFAKVWKDGVCVQSIEHPGCVWDAKFMENGDIVTACSDGVVRIWTVDQNNVAEQQELDLYTSQLSLYKSSRKRVGGLKLEELPGLEALKIPGTTDGQTKIVREGDNGVAYGWNKREQKWDKIGEVVDGPEESNRQLFDGIQYDYVFDVDIGDGMPIRKLPYNRSDNPYDVADKWLLKENLPLSFREQVVQFILQNTGQNNVTFDASFRDPYTGSHAYVPGQPSHLSDISAKPTFKHIPKEKQNLSLTELNVSRLGAIVKILKDTSHYHSSKFADSDIDLLLNLLRSWPIAMIFPVIDMIRMIVLHPDGAILLNKHFEAENDIVVEVIKKVTVSPTVPANLLTSIRAVTNLFRNSCYYNWLQKHRSEILDAFSSCSSSPNKNLQLSYSTLLLNYAVLLIESNDQEGQSQVLSAALELAEDENVEVDSKFRALVAVGSLMLKGLVRKIALDFDVLNIAKAAKGSKDAKIAEVGSDIELLTKQT; this is translated from the exons ATGGACATTGATTTCAAAGACTACCAATTGCGCTGCGAGCTTCGCGGCCACGAAGACGAT GTTCGCGGAATATGCGTTTGCGGCAGTGAGGCCATTGCGACCTCGTCGAGGGACCGGGCGGTTAGATTGTGGTCTCTGGACAGCAACCGCAAGTTCGTAAGTTCCAAGATTCTTTTGGGGCACACGAGCTTTGTGGGACCCTTGGCATGGATTCCCCCGAATTCGGAGTTTCCGCTTGGTGGGATTGTGTCTGGCGGCATGGACACTTTGGTCTTTGTCTGGGACTTGAACACTGGTGAGACGGTTCATACTCTCAAAGGCCATCAGTTGCAGGTCACTGGCATTGTGTTTGATGAAGGGGATGTTGTGTCCTCTTCTGTTGACTG TACCTTAAGGCGGTGGAGAAATGGGCAAACTGTAGAGACGTGGGAAGCTCACAAGGCACCAGTCCAAGCAGTTATAAAGTTGCCATCAGGAGAGTTTGTTACTG GTTCAAGTGACAGTACTTTAAAGCTTTGGAGAGGAAAAACTTGCGTACATACCTTTGAAGGACATTCAG ATACAGTTCGTGGCTTGTCTGTGATGTCTGGTCTTGGAATCCTATCTGCATCCCATGACGG TTCTCTTAGATTATGGGCAGTAAGTGGTGAAGTGTTAATGGAGATGGTTGGTCATACTGCTATTGTTTATTCAGTTGATTCACATGCATCGGGACTTATTGTCAGTGGTAGCGAAGATCGTTTTGCCAAAGTTTGGAAAG ATGGAGTTTGTGTTCAGAGCATAGAACATCCTGGTTGTGTTTGGGATGCAAAGTTTATGGAAAATGGGGATATTGTGACAGCGTGTTCAGATGGAGTCGTACGCATTTGGACTGTAGATCAGAATAATGTTGCTGAACAGCAAGAGCTTGATTTATACACTTCACAACTTTCTCTATACAAATCTAGTAg GAAGAGGGTTGGAGGATTGAAATTAGAAGAGTTACCAGGCTTGGAGGCACTAAAGATCCCAG GAACAACTGATGGCCAGACAAAAATAGTGAGAGAGGGGGATAATGGGGTGGCATATGGATGGAACAAGAGAGAACAGAAGTGGGATAAA ATCGGTGAAGTTGTTGATGGACCTGAGGAATCAAATCGCCAACTGTTTGATGGTATTCAGTATGATTATG TGTTTGATGTGGATATTGGTGATGGTATGCCTATCCGTAAGCTGCCATACAATCGATCAG ATAATCCATATGATGTTGCTGATAAATGGCTACTCAAGGAGAATCTTCCACTTTCTTTTCGTGAACAAGTTGTACAGTTCATTCTTCAAAATACCGGACAAAACAATGTTACTTTTGATGCCTCATTTCGTGATCCCTATACTGGCT CCCATGCTTACGTACCAGGACAACCTTCTCATTTGTCTG ATATTTCTGCAAAACCCACTTTCAAGCATATTCCTAAG GAAAAGCAGAACTTGTCTTTGACTGAGCTCAATGTTTCCAGACTGGGTGCCATTGTTAAAATTCTGAAAGATACTTCACATTATCATTCTAGTAAATTTGCAGACTCTGATATAGACTTGTTACTGAATCTGCTTCGATCATGGCCTATTGCAATGATATTTCCTG TCATTGATATGATAAGGATGATAGTTCTTCATCCAGATGGGGCTATTTTACTTAACAAGCATTTTGAAGCAGAAAACG ACATTGTAGTGGAAGTGATTAAGAAAGTCACTGTAAGTCCGACAGTTCCTGCGAATCTGTTGACCAGCATTCGTGCTGTGACTAATCTCTTCAGGAATTCATGCTACTACAATTGGTTGCAGAAACATCGTAGTGAG ATACTTGACGCTTTCTCAAGTTGTAGTTCATCTCCAAACAAAAATTTGCAGTTGTCATACTCTACCTTGTTACTAAA TTATGCTGTGCTGTTGATTGAATCAAATGATCAAGAAGGTCAATCTCAAGTTCTATCAGCAGCTCTTGAG CTTGCCGAGGATGAAAATGTGGAAGTTGATTCCAAATTTCGTGCTTTGGTTGCTGTTGGATCTCtg
- the LOC108340503 gene encoding uncharacterized protein LOC108340503 isoform X1 has translation MDIDFKDYQLRCELRGHEDDVRGICVCGSEAIATSSRDRAVRLWSLDSNRKFVSSKILLGHTSFVGPLAWIPPNSEFPLGGIVSGGMDTLVFVWDLNTGETVHTLKGHQLQVTGIVFDEGDVVSSSVDCTLRRWRNGQTVETWEAHKAPVQAVIKLPSGEFVTGSSDSTLKLWRGKTCVHTFEGHSDTVRGLSVMSGLGILSASHDGSLRLWAVSGEVLMEMVGHTAIVYSVDSHASGLIVSGSEDRFAKVWKDGVCVQSIEHPGCVWDAKFMENGDIVTACSDGVVRIWTVDQNNVAEQQELDLYTSQLSLYKSSRKRVGGLKLEELPGLEALKIPGTTDGQTKIVREGDNGVAYGWNKREQKWDKIGEVVDGPEESNRQLFDGIQYDYVFDVDIGDGMPIRKLPYNRSDNPYDVADKWLLKENLPLSFREQVVQFILQNTGQNNVTFDASFRDPYTGSHAYVPGQPSHLSDISAKPTFKHIPKKGMLVFDAAQFDGILKKIIEFNNALQSDQEKQNLSLTELNVSRLGAIVKILKDTSHYHSSKFADSDIDLLLNLLRSWPIAMIFPVIDMIRMIVLHPDGAILLNKHFEAENDIVVEVIKKVTVSPTVPANLLTSIRAVTNLFRNSCYYNWLQKHRSEILDAFSSCSSSPNKNLQLSYSTLLLNYAVLLIESNDQEGQSQVLSAALELAEDENVEVDSKFRALVAVGSLMLKGLVRKIALDFDVLNIAKAAKGSKDAKIAEVGSDIELLTKQT, from the exons ATGGACATTGATTTCAAAGACTACCAATTGCGCTGCGAGCTTCGCGGCCACGAAGACGAT GTTCGCGGAATATGCGTTTGCGGCAGTGAGGCCATTGCGACCTCGTCGAGGGACCGGGCGGTTAGATTGTGGTCTCTGGACAGCAACCGCAAGTTCGTAAGTTCCAAGATTCTTTTGGGGCACACGAGCTTTGTGGGACCCTTGGCATGGATTCCCCCGAATTCGGAGTTTCCGCTTGGTGGGATTGTGTCTGGCGGCATGGACACTTTGGTCTTTGTCTGGGACTTGAACACTGGTGAGACGGTTCATACTCTCAAAGGCCATCAGTTGCAGGTCACTGGCATTGTGTTTGATGAAGGGGATGTTGTGTCCTCTTCTGTTGACTG TACCTTAAGGCGGTGGAGAAATGGGCAAACTGTAGAGACGTGGGAAGCTCACAAGGCACCAGTCCAAGCAGTTATAAAGTTGCCATCAGGAGAGTTTGTTACTG GTTCAAGTGACAGTACTTTAAAGCTTTGGAGAGGAAAAACTTGCGTACATACCTTTGAAGGACATTCAG ATACAGTTCGTGGCTTGTCTGTGATGTCTGGTCTTGGAATCCTATCTGCATCCCATGACGG TTCTCTTAGATTATGGGCAGTAAGTGGTGAAGTGTTAATGGAGATGGTTGGTCATACTGCTATTGTTTATTCAGTTGATTCACATGCATCGGGACTTATTGTCAGTGGTAGCGAAGATCGTTTTGCCAAAGTTTGGAAAG ATGGAGTTTGTGTTCAGAGCATAGAACATCCTGGTTGTGTTTGGGATGCAAAGTTTATGGAAAATGGGGATATTGTGACAGCGTGTTCAGATGGAGTCGTACGCATTTGGACTGTAGATCAGAATAATGTTGCTGAACAGCAAGAGCTTGATTTATACACTTCACAACTTTCTCTATACAAATCTAGTAg GAAGAGGGTTGGAGGATTGAAATTAGAAGAGTTACCAGGCTTGGAGGCACTAAAGATCCCAG GAACAACTGATGGCCAGACAAAAATAGTGAGAGAGGGGGATAATGGGGTGGCATATGGATGGAACAAGAGAGAACAGAAGTGGGATAAA ATCGGTGAAGTTGTTGATGGACCTGAGGAATCAAATCGCCAACTGTTTGATGGTATTCAGTATGATTATG TGTTTGATGTGGATATTGGTGATGGTATGCCTATCCGTAAGCTGCCATACAATCGATCAG ATAATCCATATGATGTTGCTGATAAATGGCTACTCAAGGAGAATCTTCCACTTTCTTTTCGTGAACAAGTTGTACAGTTCATTCTTCAAAATACCGGACAAAACAATGTTACTTTTGATGCCTCATTTCGTGATCCCTATACTGGCT CCCATGCTTACGTACCAGGACAACCTTCTCATTTGTCTG ATATTTCTGCAAAACCCACTTTCAAGCATATTCCTAAG AAAGGGATGCTTGTTTTTGATGCTGCTCAGTTTGACGGGATCCTTAAAAAGATTATTGAGTTCAATAATGCATTACAATCTGACCAG GAAAAGCAGAACTTGTCTTTGACTGAGCTCAATGTTTCCAGACTGGGTGCCATTGTTAAAATTCTGAAAGATACTTCACATTATCATTCTAGTAAATTTGCAGACTCTGATATAGACTTGTTACTGAATCTGCTTCGATCATGGCCTATTGCAATGATATTTCCTG TCATTGATATGATAAGGATGATAGTTCTTCATCCAGATGGGGCTATTTTACTTAACAAGCATTTTGAAGCAGAAAACG ACATTGTAGTGGAAGTGATTAAGAAAGTCACTGTAAGTCCGACAGTTCCTGCGAATCTGTTGACCAGCATTCGTGCTGTGACTAATCTCTTCAGGAATTCATGCTACTACAATTGGTTGCAGAAACATCGTAGTGAG ATACTTGACGCTTTCTCAAGTTGTAGTTCATCTCCAAACAAAAATTTGCAGTTGTCATACTCTACCTTGTTACTAAA TTATGCTGTGCTGTTGATTGAATCAAATGATCAAGAAGGTCAATCTCAAGTTCTATCAGCAGCTCTTGAG CTTGCCGAGGATGAAAATGTGGAAGTTGATTCCAAATTTCGTGCTTTGGTTGCTGTTGGATCTCtg
- the LOC108339639 gene encoding probable 1-acyl-sn-glycerol-3-phosphate acyltransferase 5 → MAVHTPASSCFGAKYQTLAPLRILRGLVCLLVLLSTAFIMLVFFGFISAVIVRLFSVRYSRRATSFFFGAWLALWPFLFEKINKTKVVFSGDDVPSRERILLIANHRTEVDWMYLWDLALRKGCLGYIKYILKSSLMRLPVFGWSFHILEFIPVERKWEADESIMRRMLSTFNDPQDPLWLALFPEGTDFTDQKCLRSQKYAAEHGLPVLKNVLLPKTKGFCACLQELRESLTAVYDVTIGYKNRCPSFLDNVFGVDPSEVHMHIRCIPIDTIPVSESEMSTWLINRFQLKDQLLSNFQIQGQFPDPATQRDLSGVKSILNCMTIVAVTGTCMYYSFSSVWFKLYVSLVCAYLVPATYFNIRPQPIHTLLKMRSNYHLSNT, encoded by the exons ATGGCTGTTCATACACCTGCAAGTTCATGTTTTGGAGCAAAGTATCAGACTCTAGCACCATTGAGAATTTTAAGGGGTCTGGTGTGTCTACTGGTTCTGCTTTCAACAGCATTTATAATGTTAGTGTTCTTTGGCTTTATAAGTGCTGTTATAGTTCGACTTTTTAGTGTCCGTTACAGCAGGAGAGCaacttcctttttctttggTGCCTGGCTTGCCTTGTGGCCCTTTCTGTTTGAAAAGATCAACAAGACTAAAGTTGTGTTTTCTGGAGATGATGTTCCTTCGAGAGAACGGATCTTACTGATCGCAAATCATAGAACTGAGGTTGATTGGATGTATTTATGGGACCTTGCCTTGAGGAAGGGATGCCTtggatatataaaatatatacttaagAGCAGCTTGATGAGACTTCCAGTTTTTGGTTGGTCATTTCACATACTAGAGTTCATCCCAGTGGAAAGAAAGTGGGAGGCAGATGAGTCAATCATGCGCCGTATGCTTTCAACATTCAATGATCCACAAGATCCTCTCTGGCTTGCTCTTTTCCCAGAAGGCACTGATTTTAC tGACCAAAAGTGCCTTCGGAGTCAAAAGTATGCTGCTGAACATGGGTTACCAGTTCTGAAAAATGTTCTACTTCCAAAGACAAAGGGCTTCTGCGCCTGTTTGCAAGAACTGAGGGAATCTCTCACTGCAG TTTATGATGTTACCATTGGCTACAAAAACCGCTGCCCATCTTTCTTGGACAATGTCTTTGGGGTGGATCCTTCTGAAGTTCATATGCATATTCGTTGCATCCCCATCGATACTATCCCAGTATCTGAAAGTGAAATGTCCACTTGGTTGATAAATAGATTCCAGTTGAAGGATCAGTTGCTTTCCAATTTTCAAATCCAAGGTCAGTTTCCTGATCCAGCAACACAAAGGGACCTCTCTGGTGTGAAgagtattttaaattgtatgacAATTGTTGCCGTGACAGGCACATGCATGTACTACAGTTTTTCCTCTGTCTGGTTTAAACTTTACGTGTCTCTAGTATGTGCTTATTTGGTTCCAGCCACCTATTTCAATATTCGGCCACAGCCCATTCATACCCTTTTGAAGATGAGATCAAATTACCACCTTTCAAATACATGA
- the LOC108339905 gene encoding UPF0496 protein At4g34320 produces MGSHMSKKMPETSTVGLGTELLHYKTELSSYEAACKLDSDLQFFDITLQARTNEVINTLAAGVEVRALSFESLKQVTECLLEMNQEIVKVILDCKKDIWKSQELFELVEEYFENSLQTLDFCTALEKCLKRSRDSQLLILVALQQFEEETGLGDNRYVRTLQEFKNFKAAGDPFTEEFFQIFQSVYKHHILMFEKLQLRKNKLDKKLKYIKSWRKVSSMIFVATFAAVLICSVVAAAIAAPPVAAAIAAATSIPIGSMGKWMDSLWKNYENALKGQKEVISSMQAGTYVAIKDLDSIRVLIDRLEIEIESLLRNVNFAIEEGAVKVAIEEIKKKLGVFMKNVEDLGVQADMCSRDIRRARTVVLQRIIKHPHN; encoded by the coding sequence ATGGGGAGTCACATGAGCAAGAAGATGCCTGAAACTTCTACTGTTGGCCTCGGCACCGAATTGTTGCACTACAAAACTGAGCTGAGTTCTTATGAGGCTGCTTGCAAGCTTGATTCTGATTTGCAGTTCTTTGACATCACACTTCAAGCTAGAACAAATGAGGTTATCAATACTCTTGCTGCTGGTGTTGAAGTTCGGGCCCTTTCATTTGAGTCTCTAAAACAAGTCACAGAGTGCCTTCTGGAGATGAACCAGGAAATTGTGAAGGTAATCTTGGACTGCAAGAAAGACATATGGAAAAGTCAAGAACTGTTTGAACTGGTTGAGGAATACTTTGAGAACAGTCTGCAAACTTTGGACTTCTGCACTGCATTGGAAAAGTGCCTCAAACGTTCTCGTGACAGTCAGCTGCTAATCCTTGTGGCTCTTCAACAGTTTGAGGAGGAAACAGGATTGGGTGACAACCGGTACGTGAGGACATTGCAAGAATTTAAGAATTTCAAGGCAGCTGGTGACCCTTTCACCGAAGAATTCTTCCAGATATTTCAATCTGTTTACAAGCACCACATACTCATGTTTGAGAAGTTGCAACTCAGGAAGAACAAGCTTGATAAGAAGCTCAAATACATCAAGTCTTGGAGGAAGGTTTCCAGTATGATCTTTGTGGCTACTTTTGCTGCAGTCTTGATCTGCTCCGTTGTTGCAGCAGCTATAGCAGCACCACCTGTTGCAGCTGCAATAGCTGCAGCTACATCGATCCCGATAGGATCAATGGGAAAGTGGATGGACTCCCTCTGGAAGAACTATGAAAATGCATTGAAGGGGCAGAAGGAAGTGATTAGCTCAATGCAGGCTGGAACCTATGTTGCTATAAAGGACTTGGACAGCATTAGGGTTCTCATTGACAGGCTAGAAATTGAGATTGAATCTCTATTGCGTAATGTGAATTTTGCCATTGAAGAAGGAGCTGTGAAAGTTGcaatagaagaaataaaaaaaaagcttgGAGTGTTCATGAAGAATGTTGAAGACTTGGGAGTTCAAGCTGATATGTGCAGCCGTGACATTAGGAGGGCAAGGACAGTGGTCCTGCAGAGGATCATAAAGCATCCCCACAACTAA
- the LOC108340076 gene encoding putative lipid-transfer protein DIR1, whose translation MEAWKKKVLIVVMMVLGMVMIEVNAQSFCHMPKDGLKACMASVSGDNPVDPNSDCCSAIAKADLQCFCRYKDSGLLSLYGVDPNKCMQLPVKCKVVDSFHC comes from the coding sequence ATGGAggcatggaagaagaaggttttgATTGTGGTGATGATGGTGTTGGGCATGGTGATGATCGAAGTGAATGCGCAATCGTTTTGCCACATGCCGAAAGATGGGTTGAAGGCATGCATGGCGAGTGTGAGTGGGGACAACCCTGTCGATCCAAACTCTGATTGTTGCTCAGCCATTGCAAAGGCTGATCTTCAGTGCTTCTGTCGCTACAAGGATTCGGGATTGCTCTCTCTCTATGGCGTTGATCCCAACAAATGCATGCAACTCCCTGTTAAGTGCAAGGTTGTCGACTCCTTCCACTGCTAG